One genomic region from Chthonomonas calidirosea T49 encodes:
- a CDS encoding tetratricopeptide repeat protein, giving the protein MELPSGMVTLLFTDIEGSTRMMEQEPEVMMRLLAHHDALVRRAIEEQDGTVFKALGDGFCAVFNQAAAAVQAAIEIQKRLHTTDWRPFSAFNVRIALHYGEVVLRDGEYFGIALARIARLCALAHGGQILLTQAVATLVKDSLPEGASLKDLGILSLRGLQRPEHVFQLSHPEIPSHFPSEGFGGVVTTNIPARFTSFIERPGELEQLKAFFVNAQPKRLLTLLGPGGCGKTRLAQELAIMLTPHFGDGIWWIDLASISSPQLIVSKILATLGLRETDGTSSTLDYLQQELRTLQTMLILDNCEHLLDDVAQTVERLLHTCHNIAIVATSRAVLRIAGETVWPVRPLSVPTRPTSSLSAMAAYESVQLWVDRAKLTDPSFALTKENASLIGKICRSLDGIPLAIELAAARIGSLSLERIALDLRQNLRFLTTSGARKTRHDTMENAIRWSYTLLSAEEQEMLQALSVFSCGFTLEAAEAVAFQNGDALDCLLNLVEKSLVNFENTSGQSRYRLLEVIRLFAAERLAESDRIAQVHERYLHFYSRLAQDAAQGLRGSEQAMWLARLDAEYDNLRTALHYALDPETRLGLAVPLYQYWYLRSRFTEGRSWLEGALLRSPKIPLKLRADALNCAGILAWAQGDCAAAYHFHTESLKLCREIGDKEGEAKAFNGLALTAQKQSDFPQTRYYLEQSLQIFWETNPRAAAQVLVNLGGISTEMGDLVQAKSYFEEAIQRLEAVGDKITLLTALYNLGELHFQQQAYTYAMRCYKESLVLLQNHPIPALQSRIFDSLAHIAYSAYKSAETAALLLGMAQVFVQDTEAVGLLTPQSRHVQELVEALKAQISTKRFTELYAQGEALTPSEALAYGMEHIDSYLQLASDKC; this is encoded by the coding sequence ATGGAACTTCCATCTGGCATGGTAACTCTGCTCTTCACCGATATTGAAGGCAGCACCCGCATGATGGAGCAGGAGCCTGAGGTCATGATGCGCCTGCTGGCCCATCACGATGCTCTTGTGCGTAGAGCCATAGAAGAACAGGATGGAACTGTTTTTAAGGCTCTCGGCGATGGTTTTTGCGCCGTGTTCAATCAGGCCGCGGCAGCCGTTCAAGCCGCTATTGAGATACAAAAACGTCTCCACACTACCGATTGGAGGCCCTTTTCCGCGTTCAACGTCCGCATCGCGCTTCATTACGGCGAGGTGGTTCTGCGAGATGGTGAGTATTTCGGAATCGCTCTGGCCCGAATCGCGCGTCTGTGCGCTCTTGCGCACGGAGGCCAAATCCTGCTGACGCAGGCTGTTGCCACGCTCGTCAAAGATTCTCTGCCGGAGGGTGCCTCACTTAAGGACCTCGGTATTCTATCCCTACGAGGCTTGCAACGTCCGGAACACGTGTTTCAACTAAGCCACCCAGAAATCCCATCCCATTTCCCTTCTGAAGGCTTTGGCGGAGTCGTCACAACGAACATACCCGCCCGGTTTACGAGCTTCATCGAACGGCCTGGTGAGCTGGAACAGTTGAAAGCGTTTTTCGTTAACGCGCAGCCCAAAAGGCTTCTTACCCTGCTCGGGCCGGGCGGTTGCGGCAAAACGCGTCTTGCTCAAGAGCTGGCGATCATGCTGACTCCCCATTTTGGGGACGGTATCTGGTGGATCGATCTCGCTTCTATCTCATCACCTCAACTCATCGTTTCTAAGATTTTAGCGACGCTTGGCCTTCGTGAAACCGATGGGACCTCCTCTACGCTCGATTATTTGCAGCAAGAGCTCCGCACATTGCAAACGATGCTCATCTTAGATAATTGCGAACACCTTCTCGACGATGTGGCTCAAACTGTAGAGCGTCTGCTCCATACCTGCCACAACATCGCCATCGTGGCTACAAGCCGAGCAGTCCTGCGCATTGCAGGTGAGACGGTATGGCCGGTGCGCCCGTTGAGCGTTCCCACACGGCCAACAAGCAGCCTTTCAGCTATGGCGGCTTACGAGTCCGTTCAGCTTTGGGTCGATCGCGCCAAGTTAACGGACCCTTCCTTCGCGCTTACCAAGGAGAACGCCTCTCTTATTGGAAAGATATGCCGGAGCCTCGACGGAATTCCATTGGCCATTGAACTAGCGGCTGCTCGCATAGGCAGCCTATCTTTGGAAAGAATCGCCCTTGATCTGCGCCAAAACCTTCGCTTTCTTACCACCAGCGGCGCACGTAAGACGCGCCACGATACCATGGAAAACGCGATTCGATGGAGCTACACTCTGCTCTCCGCGGAAGAGCAGGAGATGCTTCAGGCCTTGTCGGTGTTTTCCTGCGGATTCACTTTAGAGGCTGCCGAGGCCGTCGCCTTCCAAAATGGAGACGCGTTGGACTGTTTGCTCAACCTCGTGGAGAAGTCTCTCGTCAACTTCGAGAATACCTCTGGGCAGTCGCGTTATCGCCTTCTGGAGGTCATACGGCTCTTTGCGGCCGAGCGTTTGGCGGAGAGCGATAGAATAGCGCAGGTTCACGAGCGGTATCTCCACTTCTATAGCCGCTTGGCACAGGATGCAGCGCAGGGGCTGCGCGGGTCTGAACAGGCCATGTGGCTCGCGCGCCTCGATGCGGAGTACGACAACTTGCGGACAGCTCTCCACTATGCTCTCGACCCTGAGACCCGTTTAGGGCTTGCCGTGCCCCTCTATCAGTACTGGTATCTACGGAGCCGTTTCACAGAGGGCCGAAGCTGGCTAGAAGGGGCTTTGCTAAGGAGCCCTAAAATCCCACTAAAACTTCGCGCCGATGCTCTTAACTGTGCCGGTATTCTCGCTTGGGCACAGGGCGATTGTGCCGCTGCATATCATTTCCACACCGAAAGCCTTAAGCTGTGTCGAGAAATTGGAGATAAAGAAGGAGAGGCAAAAGCCTTCAATGGATTAGCCCTTACCGCGCAAAAACAGTCGGACTTCCCTCAGACACGCTACTACCTTGAACAAAGCCTGCAGATTTTTTGGGAAACGAATCCACGTGCTGCGGCACAGGTGCTGGTAAATTTGGGTGGAATAAGCACGGAAATGGGGGACCTGGTTCAGGCCAAAAGCTATTTTGAGGAGGCCATTCAAAGGCTCGAAGCCGTTGGCGACAAGATCACCCTCCTCACAGCGCTCTATAATTTGGGTGAGCTACATTTTCAACAACAGGCCTATACCTATGCTATGCGATGCTATAAAGAGAGCTTAGTGCTCCTCCAAAACCATCCGATTCCCGCCCTGCAAAGCCGAATCTTCGATTCGCTGGCGCACATCGCCTACTCTGCCTATAAGAGTGCAGAGACGGCCGCACTCCTTCTCGGTATGGCACAGGTTTTTGTGCAAGATACAGAAGCCGTAGGGCTACTTACGCCCCAATCTCGCCACGTACAGGAGCTCGTCGAGGCCCTGAAGGCGCAAATAAGCACAAAGCGATTTACAGAGCTGTACGCTCAGGGAGAGGCCTTAACGCCATCGGAGGCTCTTGCCTATGGAATGGAACATATTGATAGTTACTTGCAATTAGCATCAGATAAATGCTAG
- a CDS encoding FAD-binding oxidoreductase — protein sequence MNTTQKLSHTLKQELEALLGPEGVLTDPVALRAYDCDAYSPAKHFPDAVALPQDTEQVSAIIKLCNRLGVPFTPRGAGTGLSGGATAIEGGVVIATTRLNKILHIDVPNRRLVAQAGVVNTYLTKAVRAHHLHYAPDPSSQGACTVGGNVAENAGGPHTLKYGVTTNHVTGLTLVLPDGEIVALGGFEEETPGYDLVGLVVGAEGTMGIVTEVTVRLTPLPQAVRTLLAVFETIDQATQTVSDIIAAGVLPAALEMIDTFIIKACEEAFHLGFPSDAEAVLIIEVDGLEVGLDEEADQVRQIAFKNGAREVRQAKTELERALLWKARKQAFGALGRLGLSMVTHDGVIPRTKLPQVLREVRAIAQKYNLLVGNVFHAGDGNLHPNLMFDERDPEQVERVMQAGEEILKLCVDVGGSLTGEHGIGVEKMEAMTLLFSEADLDLMQKIKSVFNRNALCNPGKVLPTSKRCWETEHGPRLVRSVGRGAAV from the coding sequence ATGAATACCACGCAGAAGCTATCGCATACGCTCAAACAGGAGTTAGAGGCACTGCTAGGCCCGGAGGGGGTACTTACCGATCCGGTGGCCTTACGCGCCTACGACTGCGATGCCTATTCGCCAGCAAAACACTTTCCCGATGCGGTAGCCTTACCACAGGATACGGAGCAGGTAAGCGCCATTATAAAGCTCTGCAACCGGCTTGGGGTACCGTTTACCCCACGAGGGGCGGGCACCGGACTTTCTGGAGGTGCCACGGCCATTGAGGGCGGTGTGGTGATCGCCACCACGCGCCTTAACAAGATCCTCCACATAGATGTGCCCAATCGGCGGCTGGTGGCGCAGGCCGGTGTCGTGAACACCTATCTCACCAAAGCGGTAAGGGCACATCACCTACATTACGCGCCCGATCCCTCGAGCCAGGGCGCCTGTACGGTGGGGGGCAACGTGGCTGAAAACGCCGGCGGCCCTCATACCCTGAAATATGGGGTCACCACCAACCACGTCACTGGCCTCACCTTAGTACTGCCCGACGGTGAAATCGTGGCGCTGGGTGGGTTCGAGGAGGAGACGCCGGGCTATGACCTCGTTGGACTTGTTGTTGGCGCCGAAGGCACCATGGGAATCGTTACAGAGGTCACTGTGCGGTTAACCCCACTACCCCAAGCGGTGCGAACCCTTTTGGCTGTTTTTGAGACCATTGACCAGGCCACTCAAACTGTTTCAGACATCATTGCGGCGGGGGTTTTGCCGGCCGCACTCGAAATGATTGACACGTTCATTATTAAGGCCTGTGAGGAGGCGTTCCATCTCGGCTTTCCTTCGGATGCTGAGGCAGTTTTGATCATCGAGGTAGACGGTCTAGAAGTAGGGCTCGATGAAGAGGCCGATCAGGTGCGCCAGATCGCGTTCAAGAACGGGGCACGGGAGGTGCGCCAGGCTAAAACGGAGCTGGAGCGCGCCCTATTATGGAAAGCCCGCAAACAGGCCTTCGGCGCGCTGGGGCGCCTTGGGCTTTCCATGGTGACCCACGACGGCGTTATACCGCGCACCAAGCTTCCGCAAGTGCTTCGTGAGGTGCGCGCCATCGCCCAAAAATACAACCTGTTGGTGGGAAACGTCTTCCATGCCGGCGATGGTAATCTCCATCCTAACCTCATGTTCGATGAGCGCGATCCCGAGCAGGTAGAGCGCGTCATGCAAGCCGGTGAGGAGATACTCAAACTCTGTGTGGATGTTGGCGGATCGCTTACAGGAGAACATGGGATCGGCGTAGAGAAGATGGAGGCCATGACGCTGCTGTTTAGTGAGGCCGATCTCGATCTGATGCAAAAAATAAAGTCGGTATTCAATCGGAACGCGCTCTGCAACCCTGGCAAGGTTCTGCCTACCTCGAAACGGTGCTGGGAGACAGAGCACGGTCCACGACTCGTGCGCTCGGTGGGAAGAGGTGCTGCAGTTTAG
- the hslV gene encoding ATP-dependent protease subunit HslV → MRPQNPIKATTIVAVKREAEVALAGDGQVTMGDTVLKHGARKVRRLYQGRVLAGFAGSVADAQSLADKFESKLESSAGNLTRAAIEFAKEWRTDRILRRLEAMMIVSDGDKLFILSGDGNVVEPDDGVAAIGSGGPYAAAAARALLRHTSLSAREIVEAAMRIASEICVYTNDRFTIETLPANRSSG, encoded by the coding sequence TTGCGCCCACAGAACCCCATTAAAGCCACCACCATCGTGGCCGTGAAGCGGGAGGCCGAAGTGGCTTTAGCCGGCGATGGCCAAGTGACGATGGGCGATACGGTGTTGAAACACGGCGCACGCAAAGTTCGTCGTCTCTATCAGGGGCGTGTGCTCGCAGGCTTTGCCGGCTCGGTGGCCGACGCTCAATCCCTAGCCGATAAGTTCGAAAGCAAGCTCGAGTCGAGCGCCGGTAACCTCACTCGTGCTGCCATCGAGTTCGCCAAAGAGTGGCGCACCGACCGCATTCTCCGCCGTCTCGAAGCCATGATGATCGTAAGCGATGGCGACAAGCTTTTTATTCTCTCCGGCGATGGCAACGTGGTGGAACCCGACGATGGGGTGGCAGCCATCGGCTCCGGCGGGCCTTATGCGGCGGCGGCAGCCCGCGCACTGCTGCGTCATACATCGCTCAGCGCCCGCGAGATCGTAGAGGCGGCCATGCGCATTGCCTCCGAGATCTGCGTCTACACCAACGATCGCTTCACTATCGAGACCCTTCCGGCCAACCGATCTTCCGGCTAG
- a CDS encoding acetyl-CoA carboxylase carboxyltransferase subunit alpha codes for MSVSPLDFEKPISELDANIAELKRIAADPVLRKDALDRGIDIDEEIARIERRREEVMRQIFANLTPWNEVQMARHPQRPYTLDYVRLIFEDFMELHGDRINADDPAIIGGLARFNGRSVVVIGHQKGRDLKERQLRNFGSARPAGFRKALRLMKLAEKFHKPLITFVDTPAAEANLMAEEEGISRAIAVNLLEMAQLKTPIITAIIGEGGSGGALGIAMGDRVVMLEHAIYSVIPPESCAAILKEFGRDRSRAPEAADALKLTAKHAHAFGVVDEVLPEPLGGAHRDLQQTAKTLQEAIARHLEALDKKPLDVLLQERYERYRSIGKWHDPLQLIRSQLEV; via the coding sequence ATGTCTGTAAGCCCACTCGATTTTGAAAAACCCATCTCTGAGCTCGACGCCAATATCGCCGAACTCAAGCGTATCGCCGCCGACCCCGTTTTACGCAAAGATGCCCTTGACCGTGGCATTGACATTGACGAGGAGATCGCGCGCATCGAACGGCGTCGCGAGGAGGTGATGCGCCAAATATTCGCCAATCTCACCCCGTGGAATGAAGTTCAAATGGCACGTCACCCCCAACGACCCTATACGCTGGACTACGTTCGGCTTATTTTTGAGGATTTTATGGAGCTTCACGGCGACCGTATCAATGCGGACGACCCAGCGATCATCGGCGGGTTGGCACGGTTTAACGGCCGCTCCGTGGTGGTTATCGGCCATCAGAAAGGACGCGACCTAAAGGAGCGTCAGCTTCGTAACTTCGGAAGCGCTCGCCCCGCCGGCTTTCGCAAAGCTCTACGCCTTATGAAACTGGCCGAGAAGTTTCATAAACCGCTCATCACTTTTGTAGATACCCCAGCTGCCGAAGCTAACCTCATGGCCGAGGAGGAGGGTATTAGCCGTGCCATCGCCGTGAACCTCTTGGAGATGGCACAGCTAAAAACCCCTATTATTACGGCCATTATCGGTGAGGGCGGCAGCGGAGGTGCACTCGGTATCGCGATGGGCGACCGCGTTGTCATGCTTGAACACGCCATCTACTCCGTCATCCCGCCCGAGTCGTGCGCCGCTATCCTCAAAGAGTTCGGACGTGATCGCAGTCGCGCCCCTGAAGCTGCCGATGCTTTAAAACTGACGGCAAAGCATGCGCACGCTTTCGGTGTGGTGGATGAGGTGCTACCGGAACCTCTTGGTGGGGCCCATCGGGATCTGCAGCAGACCGCCAAAACGCTTCAAGAGGCCATCGCACGCCATCTCGAAGCGCTCGACAAGAAGCCGCTGGACGTGCTTCTACAGGAACGCTATGAGCGCTATCGCAGTATCGGTAAGTGGCATGACCCACTGCAGCTCATTCGTTCCCAATTGGAGGTCTAA
- the accD gene encoding acetyl-CoA carboxylase, carboxyltransferase subunit beta, translating into MARGSWFKRPSRNGLTGKEVPSGLWLKCPKCNEILFARDVERNLSVCPHCNYHHRLPARKRIEITVDEGSFEEFDEHLLSTDPLDFPGYREKLEQARKDTGLTDAVVCGYARIGGHRVVLSVADFSFLGGSMGSVVGEKIVRAIERAIQERLPVVVFTANGGGARMFEGLLSLMQMAKTSAAVARLGEAGLPFIVVLTDPTMAGVYASYASLGDITFAEPGALIGFAGRRVGNQDMGTRLPDDFQTSEFQFRCGMIDRIVPRREMRSALASVLSLLCEEPTACL; encoded by the coding sequence ATGGCACGTGGTAGCTGGTTCAAACGTCCATCACGCAACGGCCTGACGGGCAAGGAGGTGCCTAGCGGCCTATGGTTGAAGTGCCCAAAGTGCAACGAGATACTCTTTGCCCGCGATGTGGAACGCAATCTTTCCGTATGCCCTCATTGTAACTATCATCATCGTCTTCCTGCGCGCAAGCGCATTGAAATAACGGTGGATGAAGGCAGTTTTGAGGAGTTCGATGAGCATCTCCTCTCTACCGATCCTCTCGATTTCCCTGGCTATCGTGAAAAGTTGGAGCAAGCTCGAAAAGATACCGGTCTTACCGATGCGGTGGTTTGCGGCTATGCCCGCATTGGAGGGCATAGAGTGGTCCTTAGCGTAGCCGACTTCTCTTTTCTAGGCGGCTCCATGGGCAGTGTGGTTGGAGAGAAGATCGTGCGCGCCATTGAACGGGCCATCCAAGAGCGTCTCCCGGTAGTGGTCTTCACCGCGAACGGAGGCGGTGCGCGCATGTTTGAGGGACTCCTCTCTTTAATGCAGATGGCCAAAACAAGCGCTGCTGTGGCGCGCCTTGGGGAGGCTGGCCTGCCCTTCATCGTCGTGTTAACCGACCCCACGATGGCCGGCGTCTACGCCTCCTATGCCTCCTTGGGCGACATCACCTTCGCGGAACCGGGAGCGCTTATCGGTTTCGCCGGGCGCCGTGTCGGGAATCAGGATATGGGCACACGCCTGCCCGACGATTTTCAAACTTCTGAATTTCAGTTTCGGTGTGGTATGATCGATCGTATCGTGCCGAGACGTGAGATGCGCTCCGCTCTCGCCTCCGTACTCTCTTTACTTTGTGAGGAGCCTACGGCATGTCTGTAA
- the pheA gene encoding prephenate dehydratase, with product MSLPEWRKEIDQIDEQILHLLNRRAELARQIGHAKSRTRSHYFTPEREHTVFRRLVQMNPGPLEAQAVRAIYREIISACRALEKPLTVAFLGPEGTFSHLAGIARFGSSSEFVPVERIADVFAQVERGLCDYGVVPVENSWAGAVPETLDSFLNSNLRVVWEIYQPIYHNLLSRCTSLEEIKRLYSHFQPLAQCRQWLRNHLPHVEEIEASSTAKAAELASRDPESAAIATYLAAEKYDLPILCEHIEDDPTNRTRFLVLGYNEPEPTGKDKTSLIFTVPNRAGELAHALNAFEKYDVNLTMIETRPTRSAPWQYFFYVDLQGHVKDTAVSKALNLLKEHSLFVRVLGSYPEAS from the coding sequence ATGAGCTTACCGGAATGGCGCAAAGAGATTGACCAGATTGACGAACAGATTTTGCACCTACTGAATCGCCGTGCAGAGCTTGCCCGTCAGATCGGACATGCCAAATCACGAACGCGATCACACTATTTTACCCCAGAAAGGGAGCATACCGTTTTTCGGCGACTAGTTCAGATGAACCCTGGCCCGCTGGAGGCGCAGGCGGTGCGGGCTATCTACCGAGAGATCATCTCCGCTTGCCGCGCACTTGAAAAGCCGCTCACGGTGGCCTTCTTAGGCCCTGAAGGCACCTTCAGCCATTTGGCCGGTATAGCGCGCTTCGGCTCCTCTTCGGAATTTGTACCTGTGGAGCGCATTGCGGACGTGTTTGCCCAAGTGGAGCGTGGCCTGTGTGATTACGGCGTGGTGCCTGTGGAAAACTCGTGGGCCGGCGCCGTTCCGGAAACGCTCGACTCGTTTCTAAACTCCAATCTTCGGGTGGTATGGGAGATATATCAGCCTATCTACCACAACCTTTTGTCGCGCTGCACCTCTTTGGAAGAGATAAAAAGGCTCTACTCGCACTTTCAGCCGCTCGCTCAGTGTCGCCAGTGGCTGCGCAACCATCTGCCTCATGTCGAGGAGATAGAGGCATCAAGCACGGCAAAGGCTGCTGAGCTCGCCTCCCGCGACCCAGAGAGCGCGGCCATTGCCACCTACCTTGCGGCAGAAAAATACGATCTCCCCATCCTGTGCGAACATATCGAAGACGATCCTACCAATCGAACCCGCTTTTTGGTATTAGGCTACAACGAGCCAGAACCCACCGGCAAAGACAAAACCTCTCTCATCTTTACTGTGCCCAATCGAGCCGGCGAGTTAGCCCATGCGCTTAACGCTTTCGAGAAGTACGACGTGAATCTTACAATGATTGAAACACGTCCTACACGCAGTGCACCTTGGCAGTACTTTTTCTACGTAGACCTTCAGGGGCATGTGAAGGACACCGCTGTTTCCAAAGCTCTCAATCTTTTGAAGGAGCATTCGCTTTTTGTGCGCGTGCTTGGCTCCTATCCGGAGGCGAGCTAG
- the mutY gene encoding A/G-specific adenine glycosylase codes for MKAALNEPVTSDLRERIVTKLLEWYLQNKRDLPWRGASAYGVWVSEIMLQQTQVATVIPYYLRFMERFPTVRALAEASQEEVLRYWAGLGYYARARNLHQAAKILVERYGGELPTEPGAIESLPGVGRYTAGAIRSIAFHQPYPLVDANVARVLSRLFGVSGNLRSTSTQARLWNLAQQLVPENEPGTFNQALMELGSLVCIPSDPRCEQCPLLADCVAGNAPDPTAWPEASSNKRSLPVVHSSALICNEEGALLIVQRPPHGLWGGLWEFPRVVCSAGETPLEGAHRAALEVAGWEVTAMEPKTLRAVQGQVAPITRIKHGVMHYRITLYGYLMRPKAPVAPKEERPKEWVTPEALSRYPMPAPQAQLREAVLNRLHAPLPNIQPCFVFEETNSPDYAKES; via the coding sequence ATGAAAGCTGCCCTGAACGAGCCGGTTACAAGCGATCTGCGCGAGCGCATTGTCACTAAACTGCTAGAATGGTACCTGCAGAACAAGCGTGATCTGCCGTGGCGTGGAGCCTCAGCCTATGGCGTTTGGGTCTCTGAGATTATGCTACAACAGACGCAGGTTGCCACCGTCATTCCTTACTATCTTCGCTTTATGGAGCGTTTTCCCACGGTGAGGGCTTTGGCGGAGGCCTCGCAGGAAGAGGTTCTTCGCTATTGGGCAGGGCTAGGCTACTATGCACGTGCACGCAATCTGCACCAAGCCGCTAAAATCCTTGTTGAACGCTACGGCGGCGAGCTGCCGACAGAGCCTGGCGCCATCGAAAGCCTGCCCGGAGTGGGGCGCTATACGGCGGGCGCCATTCGCTCTATTGCCTTCCATCAACCCTATCCGCTGGTAGATGCCAACGTAGCCCGCGTGCTGTCGCGCCTGTTCGGTGTAAGCGGCAACTTGCGCAGCACCTCTACCCAAGCGCGTCTTTGGAACCTCGCACAGCAGCTTGTGCCCGAAAACGAACCCGGCACCTTTAACCAAGCGCTTATGGAACTCGGTTCCCTCGTCTGCATTCCATCCGACCCGCGCTGTGAGCAGTGTCCTCTCCTTGCAGACTGCGTGGCCGGAAACGCTCCTGACCCAACCGCCTGGCCGGAAGCTTCCTCTAATAAGCGCTCGCTCCCTGTCGTCCACAGCAGCGCCCTCATCTGCAACGAGGAGGGAGCTCTGCTCATTGTACAGCGCCCACCGCACGGCCTGTGGGGAGGCCTATGGGAGTTTCCGCGGGTGGTTTGTAGCGCAGGAGAAACACCTCTTGAAGGCGCCCATAGAGCGGCTCTGGAGGTAGCCGGATGGGAGGTGACGGCCATGGAGCCTAAAACGCTTAGAGCCGTTCAAGGACAGGTCGCACCGATTACCCGGATCAAACATGGTGTGATGCACTATCGCATAACCCTCTATGGCTACCTCATGCGCCCCAAAGCCCCGGTAGCCCCAAAGGAAGAGAGGCCGAAAGAGTGGGTAACCCCGGAGGCGCTTTCCCGCTACCCTATGCCGGCCCCGCAAGCTCAACTGCGTGAGGCGGTCTTAAACCGTCTGCACGCTCCCCTACCGAATATCCAACCCTGTTTCGTCTTCGAGGAGACAAACTCCCCTGACTATGCAAAAGAGTCCTAA